TCTGTTCATTGTGTATTCACACAGTGGCTGAATGGTTTTTTTACCCTTATCTGTATCTTCTATTCGATGTTCAACGCTCGATAATGGCCAGGTGATAGTTTGCGCAAGGAGCGTGGAATGAGCATGGCTATGCCCGAGCTAGGGCAGCATATGGCCGCAGCCGATGGTCGGTGTGGGGCGTTCTTTTCGATGGCTTGGCGACAGGGCATGGCACGTCGTTACTTCCCAAGGTTTGTAAGAAAATTCTTCAGGGTCGACGCGTTGCGCAATGTGCAGTTGGCCGTGTAATGAATGCATGAAGTTGATGAGGTGATTACGTGAGTACTATTCACGACCAGGCGATGCACTATATCTACCAACAAGTGCTTGAGCGTTTGTTGAGCCATATGTCCCAGGCGCAGCGCGCTTCGTTGCAGTTGTTGATTCAGCGGTTGCTGGTTGCTGCCGGTGGCCCCGAATACATCGGGACATTCCGTTTGCTGGTAGTGCAAGGCAATGACCGCCGCAGTGCCCACCTGCTGGCCATCCTGCGTGCGGCCCAGTTGAGTATCGCCTTGCGCGCGCCTGTGACCTTTCAGTTGCGGGTACTGGTCGTCAGCCTGCCAGCCGCTGGCGGCACCGCGCTGGACAACCATGAGCGCAGCTTCAATGCCTTGTTCATGCAGGATGACCCGCGGGTGCAACTGCAGATGACCGAAGGTTGCGAGGTCGTGCCTTTCAGCCGGCGGCCTTCGGCTGCCACCGAGCGCTGGGCACTGGCACGCAATGCCATGCTGATGTTCGGGCATGTGGTCGATGCCAGGCCCGAAGCCCTGTTGGGCAGCCGGCTGCACCTGGAACTGGCGGGTGCCGTGGGCCTTGCGCTGCAGGCGCAGTCGCGTGCGGATGTGCTGATTACCGCCGTACCTGCACGCCAGCGTCGGCGTTACCTTGCCTGGGCCCGACGTAGCCTGTGCCAGGCAGGGGAGCGCGGCCCCCATGTCCTGCACCAGTGCCTGGCGACACTGGCCAACGGGCTGGGCAGGTTGCATGGGGTTGCCGGGTGCCCACTGGAGCCTGTGGACGTTATGAGTAACGTGGAGGCCGAGGGGGCTCCGTTGCGGGTCATCGCGATCGATGACTTGCTGCCGCACCTGCTTGAGGAAGAGCAGCTCGATCTCATGCTGGGCTGTCGCTTTGACGCGGCCTTGGACGCCTGGCCATTGGCGGCATTTGTCGACCCGCGGGCGCTGGCACAACTAGACGAATTGCGTAGGCGTTGCAGCCAGCCAATGGTCCATCGACAAGCATTGCGCTTGGCCAGCCCTTGCGATGGAGGCGGGCAGCGCGAACCAGGCTCGGTGCCTCTGGGTAAAGCCTACGGCATGAGCCAGACGCAACTGGTGTGCCTGCTGTTCAGCCCCTTTACCAGGCAGGGCAAAGGCCTTGAGCGCTTTCTGAAGTGCCGCCATTCCGACATGCTGGTGGCGTTGCCTTACCTGCATCGGGCCTTGCAAGGTAAACCTTGCCCCGATGCGGTGCAGGACTGGTTGGTGAATACCAGTGGCTTGCCGCTTGTTCAACTGCGGGCGATTTATGCGGGGCGTCTGCAGCCCGCGTCCAGGCGCTTGATGGCCAACCTGGCCCGGCGTGATGTGCACCTGAAACTGTTGCCGCCCGCTTCCGTTGCTGGACAACCTGGCCTAGGGGGATTGCCCTGATGGGCCGATCGGTACTTGGCGACTACGCCTATCGGAAGGTGTATCACTACCTCGAAGCGCTGATCGACGAGGCGCAAGGGCCAGCGCCATGGCGCTTGCCTTCGTTGCGCATGCTGTCCCGGCGCTTGCGCGTCTCGTTGGCCACGGTACAGAGCGCCTACAGTTTGCTAGAGGACGAGGGGCGTGTGCATTGCGTACCGAGGTCAGGGTACTTCGTGCGCGTTGATATACCTGCCGGGGGTCAGCTTCTGCCGGCGGCGGCGGGGCCAATGAACGTATCGCCTTACCCCATGCTGGAGCGTTCATTGTTCAGCCACGAGCGGCGCCTGGCACGCCAGCGGGCGCGTGGCGCTGCCCCGCTGGAAGAGGTCGCCAGTGCCCGGCTGCGCAATGCGTTGGCCGAACGCTATACCCGCTCATCCAGCCATTACTGGCGTGCCGAAGAGGTTCATCTCGCACCCGACGTGCAGGCGTTGCTGGAAGTGCTGCTGGCGGCCCTGGCCCTGCGTGGGGGCACCGTACTGGTGCACTTGCCGTGCTGCTGGCAGGTGCTGCGCGCCCTGCAGCGTTGCGGCATGCGCGTGCTGGAGGTACCGCTGAACGCGTGTGGCGCGGCGGACCTGCAGGCGCTGGCACGGGTGCTCAGTGCCGAGCCTGTGGGCATGCTGGTCATGCCGTCATGCCTGAGCACGCCCCAGGGCCGTCTGATGTCGCCGCAAGATCAGCAGCAGATTGGCCAACTGCTGGGCGATTACCCGGTGTGGTTGCTGGAAAACGACCTGGATAGCGAGCTGTGTTTCAGCGGGCCGCCGACTGCGCGTTTACGCGATTGCGTCGACCCGCGCTGGCTCTTGGTGATGGGTTCGTTTGATGCAACGGTGGGGGGTGAAGCGCCTTACGCCTATGTGATGGGGCATCATGCCGCGCTGGCCGAAGCCTTCGCCCAGCGCGCGTTTCAGCTTGCACCCTTGCGACTGCAGGCGCTGGCCGTGATGCTCGGCAAAGGTGAAATCGAAAGGCAGTCGGGTAGGCTGCGCGCGGAACTGCAGTGGCGCATGGAGTTCCTCTGCCGACAACTCAAGTTGCAACTGGGCGAACAAGTGGCTTTTGAACTGCCTGATGGTGGCTGGACCCTGTGGCTGCGGCCTCACCGACCAGTAGCCTTGGAGGGCGTGGTGGCAGCGTTGTCAGGCACCGCCTTGCGTGTGGTCCCTGGCGGGCAACACGGCACGCAGGTGCGTCATCAGCAATACCTGGCGCTGACGTGGGTGGGTGAGGAACCCGATGCGCTGCAACAGGCACTGGAGAAGCTTGCCCAGGCGCTGGAGCTGCGCTGCGGTCGGCCGGTGGGGCAGGATGGTTGAGAGGCTCCGCCCCACACGCAACGCGTCGTACCTTAAGCGCGTCGTCCTACTGCTCCTGCCCCTGGCGCAAACGGGTGCTGATCAACGCCGCCACTACCAGCATCGAAGCAATGATCCACAAGCCGTTGCGGGTACTGCCGGTGGCCTGTTCGATCACGCCCATCACCGACGGCCCGACAAACCCGCCAAACAGCCCGCAGGTGGTGACGAAGGCCAGGCCGGCGGCCAGTGCGTTACC
The sequence above is drawn from the Pseudomonas putida genome and encodes:
- a CDS encoding GntR family transcriptional regulator, with the translated sequence MGRSVLGDYAYRKVYHYLEALIDEAQGPAPWRLPSLRMLSRRLRVSLATVQSAYSLLEDEGRVHCVPRSGYFVRVDIPAGGQLLPAAAGPMNVSPYPMLERSLFSHERRLARQRARGAAPLEEVASARLRNALAERYTRSSSHYWRAEEVHLAPDVQALLEVLLAALALRGGTVLVHLPCCWQVLRALQRCGMRVLEVPLNACGAADLQALARVLSAEPVGMLVMPSCLSTPQGRLMSPQDQQQIGQLLGDYPVWLLENDLDSELCFSGPPTARLRDCVDPRWLLVMGSFDATVGGEAPYAYVMGHHAALAEAFAQRAFQLAPLRLQALAVMLGKGEIERQSGRLRAELQWRMEFLCRQLKLQLGEQVAFELPDGGWTLWLRPHRPVALEGVVAALSGTALRVVPGGQHGTQVRHQQYLALTWVGEEPDALQQALEKLAQALELRCGRPVGQDG